The genome window TTGCCGGCGCCCTGCCGCCGTGACTGCAGCCGGCCAGCAGGGCGAGCGCGGCCAGTCCCGCGGCCAGTCGTTGGCCGTGACGGCGGGCTGGGATCGGCGGCATGGCCGAATATCCTTCCCTCCCGCCGGTGAGAGCAGCGTGAGACCTAGAGACCGCTCGGGTGGATGCGGAAGCGGGCCAGGTTGGACCGGGACGGGTGCAGCCGGCCCGCTGGCCCGGCCGTGATCGCCCGCAGCACGTTGACGGTGACGGCGCGAACCACCAGCGCCGTGGTCGGCGAGCGGCGGCCGCCAGCGCAGGCCCGGTCGAGCTGGCAGACCCAGGAGCTGGTGCCGGCGTCGAACACGCCGGCACCGCTCGGCGCCGTGTACCAGGTCACGTCGGCGAAGCTGGGCCGCCCGCGGCAGCGGACCGGAGAGTGCAGCAGCAACACGACCCCTGGCGGGCGCGGCGCCAGGGCCTGGACCCGGTCGTACTCGGGCCCGACGAGGCCGGGCAGGACCGTGCCGGCCCGCACCCTGGCCCCGGCGAGCAGCCAGGCCGAGGGCTCGACGACCACGCCGGCCGCGTCGACCGGGTTGCACTCGTAGAGGTCGCCAAGCAGGCGGCTCTCGGGGTCGTTCAGCGGCGGCTCGCGCCAGTCGGTGGTGACTTCGGCCGGGTCGTTCCGCCAGGCCGGGTCGTCCCTCGCCGACCAGGGCTTGTAGTTGACCTCCTCCCGGTCCGCGCCGGTCCGGGAGGCCTGCAGGCGGATGTGGCGGAAGACAGCGTTGGCGCCGAAGAAGGCGAGGTTGACGCCGAGGTCGCGGGCCGCCTCGGCGCCACGCCGCATCCTGGTCGACCAGTACTCGTCATGGCCGAGGGACACCAGGGCGCGGTGGGCGAGCAACCGCTCGGGGTGCTCGTGGAGGTCGACGTCGGTCCAGTAGGTGACGTCCAGGCCGAGCGACTCGACCAGCCGGACCAGGGGGTACTCGTCGCCGAGGAAGTCGCCGGCGCCCTCGCCGGCCTCGTCGTAGGGCCGGTCGAAGGAGACGACCCTCGAGCGGGTCGCGACCGATCCGCCGGGGCCGCGGTAGAGGTTGTAGCCGCCCCACAGGTTGTACGCCTGCCAGGTGGTGACGTCGTTCTGCACCACGAGGGCCGCATGGCTGGCGTCGTCGCGCACGGTCAGCGGCACGAAGCGCTGCCCGCTCGCCGCGACCAGCTTCAGCAGGTAGTCGCCGGGCGGCCATCCCGCGCCGACGGTGAACGAGAGCGACGACGGCCACACGGTGGCGACCAGATTCGTCCCCGGCG of Actinomycetes bacterium contains these proteins:
- a CDS encoding N,N-dimethylformamidase beta subunit family domain-containing protein; its protein translation is MKRRYQRTASTMTSGGKQKPAKAERVRGEGRRRRGRIAVVCLLEPDHSSCNSAAAVTVAALLAAGAVLATRPAGPRAAPAHAATGPGGGTAAASRPGPGAGWVTVENRRRGTGGWRIGHLGARDAIEGWADHVSAAQGERVRLYVSTTAARFRVEAYRMGWYGGLGARLVWRSPRLPGRRQPPPVRTPGTNLVATVWPSSLSFTVGAGWPPGDYLLKLVAASGQRFVPLTVRDDASHAALVVQNDVTTWQAYNLWGGYNLYRGPGGSVATRSRVVSFDRPYDEAGEGAGDFLGDEYPLVRLVESLGLDVTYWTDVDLHEHPERLLAHRALVSLGHDEYWSTRMRRGAEAARDLGVNLAFFGANAVFRHIRLQASRTGADREEVNYKPWSARDDPAWRNDPAEVTTDWREPPLNDPESRLLGDLYECNPVDAAGVVVEPSAWLLAGARVRAGTVLPGLVGPEYDRVQALAPRPPGVVLLLHSPVRCRGRPSFADVTWYTAPSGAGVFDAGTSSWVCQLDRACAGGRRSPTTALVVRAVTVNVLRAITAGPAGRLHPSRSNLARFRIHPSGL